In one window of Kiritimatiellia bacterium DNA:
- a CDS encoding FAD-dependent oxidoreductase, whose protein sequence is MGAVIRETVPSRVLSVESGWARTRADLDWLARNIPCEAACPVRTDIPGYLEAIAAGDYDAAYRINLRDNVFPAVLGRVCARPCEPPCRHGWPGLGEPVAICWCKRSAADFSRRNDLVVLPSWFPPSGRRVVVVGGGPAGLAAARDLRLFGHEVTVLERDEAPGGLLRTGIPPFRLPRDIVEREVAQVIAQGITLRCGVEVGRDVTVAELLADHDGVIVATGAERPTLPDVHGVQAVGVEHGLKFLREVNVGARRAVGRAVLVIGGGFTALDCARVALRLGAASVTIAYRRGAEDIAVTPGEREEAEREGVRFEFHAMPVEVRAGSDGRATAVRMMRTRPGPPDERGRRRPVPVPQEEFEIAADHVLFATGQTPVPPALPDPRPPRLLVCGDAAAGSSNLIEAIADGRRTAAELDARLMGEYRVAEGGRVTSGRALARTRADDAIPRHSMPLLDPAERAANAEVETGYSEGAARAAARRCYLCHYKYEIDVSRCIYCDQCVEVKPREACIVKVAAIERDAEGRVTGWTPREWRLDPPIPFHAYFIQQAECIRCDLCRQVCPVDCISVQQVSWTIAPR, encoded by the coding sequence GTGGGTGCGGTCATCCGGGAAACCGTTCCTTCGAGGGTGCTGTCGGTGGAGTCGGGGTGGGCCCGCACGCGGGCCGACCTCGACTGGCTGGCCCGCAACATCCCCTGCGAGGCGGCCTGTCCCGTGCGGACGGACATCCCCGGGTATCTTGAGGCGATCGCGGCGGGGGACTACGACGCCGCCTACCGCATCAATCTCCGCGACAACGTGTTTCCGGCTGTGCTTGGGCGGGTGTGTGCGCGGCCGTGCGAGCCACCCTGTCGGCACGGTTGGCCGGGACTTGGCGAGCCGGTGGCCATCTGCTGGTGCAAGCGCTCGGCGGCGGACTTTTCGCGGCGAAACGATTTGGTGGTGTTGCCGTCCTGGTTTCCGCCGAGCGGCCGCCGGGTGGTGGTGGTCGGCGGCGGCCCGGCGGGGCTGGCTGCGGCGCGGGACCTGCGGCTTTTCGGGCACGAGGTGACGGTGTTGGAGCGGGATGAGGCTCCGGGCGGGCTGCTGCGCACCGGCATTCCGCCGTTCCGGCTTCCACGCGACATCGTGGAACGGGAGGTCGCGCAGGTGATCGCGCAGGGCATCACACTGCGCTGCGGCGTCGAGGTGGGGCGCGACGTGACGGTTGCGGAGCTCCTCGCTGACCACGATGGGGTGATCGTCGCAACCGGCGCAGAGCGTCCGACGCTGCCGGACGTGCACGGCGTGCAGGCGGTGGGCGTTGAACACGGGCTGAAATTTCTGCGCGAGGTGAACGTGGGGGCGCGCCGGGCGGTGGGACGCGCAGTGCTGGTGATCGGCGGTGGATTCACCGCGCTCGACTGCGCGCGGGTCGCGCTGCGGCTCGGTGCCGCATCGGTGACGATCGCCTATCGGCGGGGGGCGGAGGACATCGCGGTGACGCCCGGCGAGCGCGAGGAGGCGGAGCGCGAGGGTGTTCGGTTCGAGTTTCACGCAATGCCCGTGGAGGTGCGGGCCGGGTCGGACGGCCGCGCGACCGCGGTGCGAATGATGCGGACCCGGCCAGGTCCGCCCGACGAGCGCGGACGACGACGGCCGGTTCCGGTGCCGCAGGAAGAGTTCGAGATTGCGGCGGATCATGTGTTGTTCGCAACCGGGCAGACGCCGGTGCCGCCCGCGCTGCCGGACCCGCGGCCGCCGCGGTTGCTGGTCTGTGGCGATGCGGCGGCGGGCTCGTCGAACCTGATCGAGGCGATCGCGGACGGCCGCCGGACGGCGGCCGAACTGGATGCGCGGCTGATGGGCGAGTATCGCGTTGCGGAGGGGGGACGTGTCACCAGCGGACGGGCGCTCGCGCGCACGCGCGCGGACGACGCGATCCCGCGCCACAGCATGCCGTTGCTGGATCCGGCCGAGCGTGCGGCCAATGCGGAAGTGGAGACGGGCTACTCGGAAGGCGCCGCGCGTGCGGCAGCGCGGCGATGTTATCTGTGCCACTACAAGTACGAAATTGACGTGTCGCGCTGCATCTACTGCGACCAGTGTGTTGAGGTGAAGCCGCGCGAGGCCTGCATCGTAAAAGTCGCCGCCATTGAACGTGATGCGGAGGGTCGCGTAACGGGCTGGACTCCCCGCGAGTGGCGGTTAGATCCTCCGATTCCCTTTCACGCGTATTTTATCCAGCAGGCGGAATGCATTCGCTGCGATCTCTGCCGGCAGGTCTGTCCGGTGGACTGTATATCGGTGCAACAAGTGTCCTGGACGATTGCGCCGCGCTGA
- the infA gene encoding translation initiation factor IF-1 — MPKEQPDRPTGDSAPPAHESSDCIVVDGIVTKVLPATMYRVKLPNGHEVLAHISGKMRKNFIRITTGDRVTLEISPYDLTKGRITFRHKT, encoded by the coding sequence ATGCCGAAAGAGCAACCAGATCGGCCGACGGGAGACAGCGCGCCACCGGCGCATGAGTCGTCGGACTGTATTGTCGTGGACGGCATCGTGACGAAGGTGCTGCCGGCGACGATGTATCGCGTCAAGCTGCCGAACGGTCACGAGGTGCTCGCGCACATTTCGGGCAAGATGCGAAAAAATTTCATCCGCATTACTACCGGTGATCGTGTGACGCTGGAAATCTCGCCGTATGATCTGACGAAGGGTCGGATCACGTTCCGGCACAAGACCTGA